The Coffea arabica cultivar ET-39 chromosome 8e, Coffea Arabica ET-39 HiFi, whole genome shotgun sequence genome window below encodes:
- the LOC113702908 gene encoding uncharacterized protein: MDKGKAIMGSGRRWAVEFTDNSASPSSRDIPDPPGFTRSSHDQDDSSVSKQKKDSEANWKSQKAWEVAQAPFKNLMMMGFMMWMAGSTVHLFSIGITFSALWQPISALQGVGKVFEPYKDNKVDLLGPKLAYIALNLVGLGLGVWKLNSLGLLPTHASDWVSSLPPAQEVEYSGGGFPLF; the protein is encoded by the exons ATGGATAAGGGAAAAGCAATAATGGGTTCGGGTCGTAGATGGGCCGTCGAATTCACTGATAATTCTGCTTCCCCTTCATCGCGAGATATCCCTGACCCTCCTGGCTTCACTCGCTCATCTCATGATCAG GATGATTCATCGGTGAGTAAACAAAAGAAGGATTCTGAAGCCAATTGGAAATCCCAG AAAGCATGGGAGGTGGCACAAGCACCTTTTAAGAATTTGATGATGATGGGCTTCATGATGTGGATGGCTGGGAGCACAGTCCATTTGTTTAGCATTGGTATAACATTTTCAGCCCTGTGGCAGCCGATAAGTGCTCTTCAAGGAGTCGGAAAAG TTTTTGAGCCTTACAAGGACAATAAAGTGGACCTTCTTGGACCAAAATTGGCATACATTGCCCTTAATCTGGTTGGTCTAGGGCTAGGTGTATGGAAG CTCAATTCATTGGGCCTTCTTCCAACTCACGCATCAGATTGGGTTTCATCCTTGCCGCCTGCTCAG GAGGTCGAGTATTCTGGTGGCGGTTTTCCTCTGTTCTAA
- the LOC113704745 gene encoding protein FAR1-RELATED SEQUENCE 5-like, translated as MEEALCPKIGIEFQSEDKAYNFYNRYGLVVGFSVRKDYLNKDKDSVVTSRRYTCCKEGFKRRYEGDVKPKRTRGETKTGCEAKMRIILNRETMKYQVRDLVIEHNHTLHISECAHMMRSQRKVSIFQGAQAEIANDAGISLKQSHELMGKEAGGLGNIDYTHDDLKRYLRTKRERGLKYDETGAMLRYFEEQKLENPSFFHAEQLDCEEQITNIFWADASMLMDYTYFGDVVTFDTTYKTNKEYRPLGVFVGFNQFRQLVIFGATLLYDETIESFKWVFGTFVEAVCGKHPKTIFTNQDVAMAAAISTVMPLTYHGLCNFHIRVNFLKHLGNYYKDDSNLPYKFVECMYEIEDKNEFIMAWDAMLKEHKFETNEWLRGIYAY; from the coding sequence ATGGAAGAAGCATTATGTCCTAAAATCGGCATCGAGTTTCAGTCAGAAGATAAGGCATACAACTTCTACAATAGGTACGGATTAGTTGTTGGGTTCAGTGTTCGGAAAGATTATTTGAACAAGGATAAAGACAGTGTAGTTACATCGAGAAGGTACACATGTTGCAAAGAAGGTTTCAAACGACGATACGAAGGAGATGTAAAACCAAAGAGAACTCGGGGTGAAACAAAAACTGGATGTGAAGCTAAAATGAGGATAATTTTGAACAGAGAAACAATGAAGTATCAGGTTCGAGATCTGGTAATCGAGCATAATCACACACTACACATTTCAGAATGTGCTCATATGATGCGTTCGCAAAGAAAAGTAAGTATTTTTCAAGGAGCCCAAGCTGAGATTGCAAATGATGCAGGAATATCCTTGAAACAATCCCATGAACTCATGGGAAAAGAGGCAGGTGGATTAGGCAATATTGACTACACTCATGATGACTTAAAACGCTATCTACGAACAAAAAGAGAGAGGGGATTAAAGTATGATGAAACTGGTGCAATGCTACGATACtttgaagaacaaaaattagaaaatccgTCATTCTTCCACGCAGAGCAGCTTGATTGTGAAGAAcaaattacaaatatattttgggcTGATGCATCAATGCTGATGGATTATACCTATTTTGGGGATGTGGTTACATTTGATACCACATACAAAACTAACAAGGAGTACAGACCATTGGGCGTATTTGTGGGATTCAATCAATTTAGACAATTGGTTATTTTTGGAGCAACTCTATTGTATGATGAGACCATTGAATCATTCAAGTGGGTGTTCGGTACATTTGTAGAGGCAGTTTGTGGAAAGCACCCAAAAACCATCTTCACAAATCAGGATGTAGCCATGGCCGCTGCAATTTCAACTGTTATGCCTTTAACATACCATGGTTTGTGCAATTTTCATATTAGAGTCAATTTCTTGAAACATCTTGGGAACTATTACAAGGATGATAGTAATCTCCCATATAAATTTGTTGAATGTATGTATGAGATAGAAGATAAAAATGAGTTTATTATGGCCTGGGATGCGATGCTAAAAGAACACAAGTTCGAAACAAATGAATGGTTGCGTGGCATTTATGCATATTGA